From one Triticum aestivum cultivar Chinese Spring chromosome 4B, IWGSC CS RefSeq v2.1, whole genome shotgun sequence genomic stretch:
- the LOC123094847 gene encoding acid phosphatase 1 yields the protein MHLPWRNHSFLFFSLHWTMTQPDRESVMNLPGLDPLPIKSTRTPAAATHKSDTSLDRPVCLPRASLARRSSPRLFGNPARAALMGSSQALALWVVITHLLSLGGGFASCAWPSSATHDDAGCLSWRVMVEANNARGWRTVPAPCVGYVKAYMTRGQYGRDLDSVMEQVSAYVDQIAAAAADGLDAWIFDIDDTCLSNLLYYQAKRFGAYDPMAFKKWASQGACPGIPPVLGLFAALQDKGFKVFLVSGRDEQTLGSCTSQNLESEGFSGYERLMMRTPEYRGQSSSLFKSAMRKQLVDEGYRIRGNVGDQWSDLQGDNVGDRVFKIPNPMYFVP from the exons ATGCATCTTCCATGGCGTAATCATTCATTCCTATTCTTTTCCTTGCACTGGACGATGACTCAACCCGACCGCGAGTCCGTCATGAACCTTCCGGGCCTGGATCCCCTCCCTATAAAATCCACACGTACGCCAGCTGCTGCTACTCACAAGTCAGACACAAGTCTCGATCGACCCGTCTGCCTGCCGCGAGCATCATTGGCGCGTCGATCCAG CCCACGTTTGTTTGGTAATCCCGCGCGCGCGGCATTGATGGGTTCCTCCCAGGCGCTTGCTCTGTGGGTGGTGATCACGCACCTCCTCTCCCTTGGCGGCGGCTTCGCCAGTTGCGCCTGGCCGAGCTCCGCGACGCACGACGACGCCGGCTGCCTCAGCTGGCGCGTCATGGTGGAGGCCAACAACGCGAGGGGCTGGCGCACGGTGCCGGCGCCCTGCGTCGGCTACGTCAAGGCCTACATGACCCGGGGCCAGTACGGCAGGGACCTGGACAGCGTCATGGAGCAGGTGTCCGCCTACGTCGaccagatcgccgccgccgccgccgacggcctCGACGCCTGGATCTTCGACATCGACGACACCTGCCTCTCCAACCTGCTCTACTACCAGGCCAAGCGCTTCGG GGCGTACGATCCCATGGCCTTCAAGAAGTGGGCTAGCCAAGGGGCCTGCCCGGGCATACCGCCGGTCCTTGGGCTGTTCGCGGCGTTGCAGGACAAGGGATTCAAGGTCTTCCTTGTCTCCGGGAGGGACGAGCAGACTCTGGGCTCCTGCACGTCCCAGAATCTGGAGTCGGAGGGGTTCTCAGGGTACGAGAGGCTCATGATGAG AACTCCCGAGTACCGAGGGCAGAGCTCGTCGCTGTTCAAGTCGGCGATGAGGAAGCAGCTGGTGGACGAGGGCTACAGGATCCGCGGCAACGTCGGGGATCAGTGGAGCGACCTGCAGGGCGACAACGTCGGCGACCGCGTGTTCAAGATACCAAACCCCATGTACTTCGTCCCGTGA